The following coding sequences are from one Arachis hypogaea cultivar Tifrunner chromosome 7, arahy.Tifrunner.gnm2.J5K5, whole genome shotgun sequence window:
- the LOC140174381 gene encoding uncharacterized protein → MDGSSNKIGSSVDIILVNEKGTQIEVSLKFGFPASNNQAEYEAMIAGLKLANEIGATKVVVFSDSQVVTFQINGEYQAKDPNMKRYLEKTMEYLRRFPKTEVGHITRKLNSRADALSKLASTKPGGNNRCLIQETLQDPSITKTDHRLESCQSPT, encoded by the coding sequence ATGGATGGCTCCTCCAACAAAATCGGAAGCAGTGTAGACATAATACTAGTCAATGAGAAAGGAACTCAAATAGAAGTCTCCTTGAAGTTTGGATTTCCAGCCtccaacaatcaggcagaatatgaagccatGATTGCCGGACTAAAGCTAGCGAATGAAATCGGAGCAACCAAAGTAGTAGTCTTCAGTGACTCTCAAGTCGTGACTTTTCAAAttaatggagagtatcaggctaaAGACCCAAACATGAAAAGGTACTTAGAGAAAACTATGGAGTATCTTAGGCGATTCCCCAAAACCGAGGTCGGACACATAACTCGGAAACTtaacagcagagcagacgccctctccaagttagcaagtaccaaacctgGGGGAAATAATAGATGCCTGATACAAGAAACTCTCCAGGATCCCTCGATCACAAAGACGGACCACAGGCTGGAGTCTTGCCAGTCTCCGACCTAG